The following coding sequences lie in one Porphyromonas asaccharolytica DSM 20707 genomic window:
- a CDS encoding 2-oxoacid:ferredoxin oxidoreductase subunit beta → MIETNSNLEKGTLRFAPKDFKNASPVKWCPGCGDHGVLAAVHKAMAELDIAPDETVVVSGIGCSSRLPYYMSTFGFHTVHGRGAAVATGVKVARPDLTVWLMSGDGDSLAIGGNHFIHAVRRNVDINEVLFNNRIYGLTKGQYSPTSPRGLVTKSSPYGTVEDPFEPAELVMGARGNFFARSLDVDQPTLTACLIAGAKHKGFAVTEVLVNCMIFNNGAHAAISDRAVRADKTIVLQHGEKMLFGEDKQRGLVLDGFKLRAVTIGEDGYTLDDVLTHDAHEPNPFLHMMLAAMNGADGLPVAMGVIRDVEGPTYDWAVHDQIDQQKAKNKVRTLRELLMTEDTWEIK, encoded by the coding sequence ATGATTGAAACAAATAGTAATCTAGAGAAGGGCACACTACGCTTTGCCCCCAAGGATTTCAAAAATGCATCACCCGTCAAGTGGTGTCCAGGTTGTGGCGACCACGGTGTCCTAGCGGCTGTCCATAAGGCGATGGCTGAGCTAGACATAGCACCCGATGAGACGGTCGTCGTCTCAGGTATCGGCTGCTCCTCGCGACTACCTTATTATATGAGTACTTTCGGCTTCCACACCGTACATGGTCGTGGCGCTGCCGTCGCTACGGGCGTCAAGGTGGCTCGTCCTGACCTCACCGTATGGCTTATGTCCGGTGATGGCGATAGCCTCGCTATCGGTGGTAACCACTTCATCCATGCCGTACGACGCAATGTAGATATCAATGAGGTCCTCTTCAACAACCGCATCTACGGACTGACCAAGGGGCAGTACTCACCTACATCGCCTCGTGGACTCGTCACCAAGAGCTCTCCTTACGGTACTGTCGAGGATCCCTTCGAGCCAGCAGAGCTAGTCATGGGTGCTCGTGGTAACTTCTTCGCGCGCTCGCTCGACGTCGATCAGCCTACACTCACCGCTTGTTTGATCGCTGGCGCTAAGCACAAGGGCTTTGCAGTCACAGAGGTCTTGGTGAACTGTATGATCTTCAACAATGGAGCACACGCCGCTATTAGCGATCGTGCTGTCCGTGCCGACAAGACGATCGTCCTGCAGCATGGCGAGAAGATGCTCTTCGGTGAGGACAAGCAGCGTGGTCTCGTCCTGGATGGCTTCAAGCTACGTGCTGTGACAATCGGTGAGGATGGCTACACGCTCGATGATGTGCTGACGCACGACGCACACGAGCCAAATCCCTTCCTACATATGATGCTTGCCGCCATGAACGGTGCTGACGGGCTCCCCGTCGCTATGGGCGTCATACGAGATGTCGAGGGACCGACCTACGACTGGGCTGTCCATGATCAGATCGATCAGCAAAAGGCAAAGAACAAGGTGCGCACACTCCGTGAGCTACTCATGACGGAGGATACTTGGGAGATCAAGTAA
- the leuS gene encoding leucine--tRNA ligase: protein MDYNHHDIEQSAQRIWQDADIYRVEIDRDKPSYYVLDMFPYPSGAGLHVGHPLGYIASDIYARYKRLQGYNVLHPMGYDAFGLPAEQYAIQTNRHPEETTRVNIARYREQLDNIGFGFDWSRQVVTCDPEYYKWTQWTFVQLFHHYYDTATDRAESIDKLVKHLEAHGTEGCTAYSSTPLELTAEEWRAASEAEQSEWLMHYRLAFLGESVVNWCPELGTVLANDEVSDGVSERGGYPVVQRKMKQWSLRVSAYAERLLAGLDQLDWSDALKEMQRNWIGKSVGASVTFKASTAHGELPIEIFTTRPDTLYGVTFMVLAPESSLVAELTTEEQRAAVEAYLDRTKRRTERERQADHSVTGVFTGSYAQHPLTGEQIPIWISDYVLAGYGTGAIMAVPAHDSRDFAFARHFDLPIRQVVLPKGGEASDPSTWSESLDSKEGELINSPLLDGKPVAEAIDYMCHYLDERGLGKKRINYRLRDAIFSRQRYWGEPIPIYYKEGVPHTLPLDKLPLTLPEVDKYLPTESGEPPLGRAKHWCTEEGYPYELCTMPGFAGSSAYYLRYMDPQDKSALVSPEANSYWRQVDLYIGGTEHATGHLIYSRFWNKFLYDLGVVCEDEPFKRLVNQGMIQGRSNYVYRIKGTNQFVTYSQREQYDVTQMHVDIHLVQNDILDQEAFRQWRDDLHDATFITEADGSYLCGFAVEKMSKSMFNVINPDEIIEQYGADTLRMYEMFLGPLEQSKPWDTNGIDGVYRFLKRVWSLYHDGEGQLTVSASAQASREELRTIHKLIQKITQDIERLSFNTSVSAFMIAVGELQKAQTTSLEVLRPLVILLSPFAPHIAEMLWQEMRSVCSSETLSSESIVTAAWPQCDESLIAEDSVRYPVSFNGKVRFNLELPAGLSKEQIQEQVLAHADTIKWIDGKPLKKVIVVPGRIVNIVL, encoded by the coding sequence ATGGATTACAATCACCACGACATAGAGCAGTCGGCTCAGCGCATCTGGCAAGATGCCGATATTTATCGGGTAGAGATAGACCGAGATAAGCCTTCGTACTACGTACTAGACATGTTTCCCTATCCCTCGGGTGCGGGGCTACATGTGGGGCACCCGCTAGGCTACATTGCCTCCGACATCTATGCGCGCTATAAGCGACTACAAGGGTACAACGTCCTGCACCCGATGGGGTACGATGCCTTCGGTCTGCCAGCTGAGCAGTACGCTATTCAGACGAATCGTCACCCTGAGGAGACAACGCGGGTCAACATCGCCCGCTATCGTGAGCAGCTAGACAACATTGGCTTTGGCTTCGACTGGAGCCGTCAGGTGGTGACCTGCGATCCGGAGTACTACAAGTGGACGCAGTGGACCTTCGTACAGCTTTTCCACCATTACTACGACACGGCGACAGACCGTGCCGAGTCTATCGACAAGTTGGTCAAGCATCTCGAGGCGCATGGCACAGAGGGCTGTACCGCTTACAGTAGTACGCCACTGGAGCTAACGGCTGAGGAGTGGCGAGCCGCTAGCGAAGCGGAGCAGTCCGAGTGGCTGATGCACTACCGCTTGGCCTTCCTCGGGGAGAGTGTGGTCAACTGGTGTCCTGAGCTCGGTACCGTCCTCGCTAATGATGAGGTGAGTGACGGCGTGAGTGAGCGTGGTGGCTATCCTGTGGTGCAGCGCAAGATGAAGCAGTGGAGCCTCCGTGTCTCTGCTTATGCGGAGCGTCTGCTAGCAGGTCTGGATCAGCTCGACTGGAGCGATGCCCTCAAGGAGATGCAGCGCAACTGGATCGGTAAGTCGGTCGGTGCGTCGGTCACCTTCAAGGCTAGTACCGCCCATGGTGAGCTCCCTATCGAGATCTTTACGACCCGCCCCGATACGCTCTACGGAGTCACCTTCATGGTGTTAGCGCCCGAGAGTAGTCTAGTTGCTGAGCTAACTACAGAGGAGCAGCGTGCGGCTGTCGAGGCGTACTTAGATCGTACGAAGCGCCGCACGGAGCGTGAGCGTCAGGCGGATCACTCGGTGACGGGTGTCTTCACCGGCTCCTATGCACAGCACCCGCTCACGGGTGAGCAGATCCCGATCTGGATCAGCGACTATGTGCTGGCGGGCTATGGCACGGGCGCTATCATGGCAGTGCCAGCGCACGACTCGAGAGACTTTGCTTTCGCACGGCACTTTGACCTGCCAATACGTCAGGTCGTTTTGCCAAAAGGTGGCGAAGCTTCCGACCCGTCCACTTGGAGCGAAAGCCTCGACAGCAAAGAGGGCGAGCTAATCAATTCGCCTCTGCTCGATGGCAAGCCAGTCGCCGAAGCGATCGACTACATGTGTCACTACCTCGATGAGCGTGGGCTAGGCAAGAAGCGGATCAACTACCGTCTGCGTGACGCTATCTTCAGTCGTCAGCGCTACTGGGGTGAGCCGATACCTATATATTATAAGGAGGGTGTGCCACACACGTTGCCACTCGACAAGCTCCCCTTGACGCTCCCTGAGGTGGACAAGTATCTCCCCACGGAGAGTGGCGAGCCCCCGCTAGGACGTGCTAAGCATTGGTGTACCGAGGAGGGCTATCCCTACGAACTCTGCACGATGCCAGGCTTTGCTGGGAGTAGCGCCTACTACCTACGCTATATGGATCCGCAGGATAAGTCCGCTTTGGTCTCCCCCGAAGCTAATAGCTACTGGCGACAGGTGGATCTCTACATTGGCGGTACGGAGCATGCTACGGGTCACTTGATCTATAGTCGCTTCTGGAATAAGTTCCTCTACGACCTCGGAGTCGTCTGTGAGGATGAGCCATTTAAGCGACTGGTCAATCAAGGGATGATCCAGGGACGCTCTAACTACGTCTACCGCATCAAGGGTACGAATCAGTTTGTCACCTACTCGCAGCGCGAGCAGTACGATGTGACGCAGATGCACGTAGACATACACTTAGTGCAAAACGACATACTCGATCAGGAGGCATTCCGCCAGTGGCGTGACGACCTGCACGACGCCACCTTCATTACCGAGGCGGACGGCAGCTATCTCTGTGGCTTTGCTGTGGAGAAGATGAGTAAGTCGATGTTTAACGTGATCAATCCTGACGAAATCATCGAGCAGTATGGTGCTGATACGCTCAGGATGTACGAGATGTTTCTCGGGCCTCTGGAGCAGAGCAAGCCGTGGGATACGAATGGCATCGACGGGGTGTACCGCTTCCTCAAGCGTGTCTGGTCGCTCTACCACGATGGCGAGGGGCAGCTCACGGTCTCAGCCAGTGCTCAGGCAAGCCGTGAGGAGCTACGCACGATCCATAAGTTGATTCAGAAGATCACGCAAGACATCGAGCGCCTCTCCTTCAATACCTCCGTCTCAGCCTTTATGATTGCTGTGGGAGAGCTACAGAAGGCGCAGACCACGTCGCTAGAGGTGCTCCGCCCCTTGGTAATCCTGCTCTCGCCCTTTGCGCCACATATCGCTGAGATGCTGTGGCAGGAGATGCGCTCCGTATGCAGTAGTGAGACGCTCTCGTCCGAGAGCATTGTGACGGCCGCATGGCCACAGTGTGACGAGTCGCTCATCGCTGAGGACTCGGTACGCTATCCCGTTAGTTTCAATGGTAAGGTACGCTTTAACCTAGAGCTCCCCGCGGGTCTCTCCAAGGAGCAGATCCAGGAGCAGGTGCTGGCGCATGCCGACACGATCAAGTGGATCGACGGCAAGCCCCTCAAGAAGGTGATCGTCGTGCCGGGTCGCATTGTCAACATCGTATTGTGA